One window from the genome of Streptococcus salivarius encodes:
- the rsmG gene encoding 16S rRNA (guanine(527)-N(7))-methyltransferase RsmG: protein MTPEDFYKALKELGFDLSQKQKDQFQRYFELLVEWNEKINLTAITERDEVYLKHFYDSLAPVLQGHIKNQSIRLLDIGAGAGFPSLPMKILCPELDVTIIDSLNKRINFLNLLADELELSGVHFYHGRAEDFGQDKAFRAQFDIVTARAVARMQVLSELTIPFLKVGGQLIALKAAAADEELADAKNALNSLFAKPILNENYRLPNGDGRNVTIVDKKKETPNKYPRRAGIPNKKPL from the coding sequence ATGACACCTGAAGATTTTTACAAGGCTCTGAAAGAACTGGGGTTCGATCTCAGCCAAAAACAAAAAGACCAATTCCAACGCTACTTTGAGCTTTTGGTAGAATGGAACGAAAAGATCAACCTTACTGCAATCACAGAAAGAGACGAGGTCTACCTCAAACATTTCTATGATTCTTTGGCTCCTGTTCTTCAAGGGCATATTAAAAATCAAAGTATTCGACTTCTGGATATCGGAGCTGGAGCTGGATTTCCAAGTCTCCCTATGAAAATCCTTTGCCCTGAGCTTGATGTGACTATCATCGACTCTCTTAATAAACGCATCAATTTCCTCAATCTCTTGGCTGATGAACTTGAGCTCAGCGGTGTTCACTTCTATCATGGACGTGCAGAGGATTTTGGACAAGACAAGGCCTTCCGTGCTCAGTTTGATATTGTTACTGCCCGTGCCGTCGCACGCATGCAGGTTCTCTCAGAATTGACTATTCCTTTCTTGAAGGTTGGTGGACAACTTATTGCACTTAAAGCTGCAGCAGCTGATGAAGAGTTAGCCGATGCTAAAAATGCCTTGAACTCGCTTTTTGCAAAGCCTATTCTCAACGAGAACTACAGACTGCCAAATGGGGATGGACGTAATGTCACTATTGTCGATAAGAAAAAAGAAACCCCTAATAAGTACCCACGTCGTGCTGGAATTCCTAACAAGAAGCCGCTATAA